DNA from Vicia villosa cultivar HV-30 ecotype Madison, WI unplaced genomic scaffold, Vvil1.0 ctg.002678F_1_1, whole genome shotgun sequence:
GCAACACATGTTTTGGTACTATTAGtacatttttttttgtatgaatttagttttgaatgtgttatgtgttgtgtttcaaatatatagatCATCAAGTGATGGATAAAGAGTGGACTAAATTACCGTGGTTTAGTCAAGAGTACATCAACGGTGTTACTCGATTTTTAGACTTTGCCTTCACTAATGGAAGACCTCAAGGAGATGAGCTTCTATGCCCTTGTGCTAAGTGTAAAAATATATATTGGAAAACAAGGGATATTATAAAGGATCACCTAATATCCAAAGGTTTTCTAAACGGTTATGACGTTTGGTTGCACCATGGGGAGAAACTACAAAGGTCTATGGAAATTGGTGATGGGATGGAAGATCAAGAGGGATCACATGATGACATTCCTGGcttattgcatgatatatatgGAGATAGGGAAAAAGCACACGAAGTTCATGAAGGTCCCAATGACGAGGCTAGAACGTTTTACAATTTGATTAAAGAGGCGGAACAAGAACTGTACCCTGGATGTAAAGACTTCTCTTCGTTATCATTCACGATTCGACTCTACTTGTTGAAATGTCTCCACGGCTGAAGCAATACGTCATTCACTGCCCtattagaattgttgaaagaagCAATGCCTGATTTGAACATTCCGGTATCATtttacaagacaaaagccatgatAAGTGGTTTAGGCCTTGATTATAAGAAGATAGATGCATGCCCAAACGATTGCATGCTATTTTGGAAGGAGCATGAAAAGGACAATTCTTGCACTATTTGTGAAGCTTCACGGTGGAAAAAAATGCTGCAACTGAAGGATGCGAGTCTGAGCAACCAAAAAATGACTGTAGAGTTCCTGCAAAAGTTTTGAGGCACTTTCCGTTGATTCCTAGACTACAAAGGTTGTTCATGTGTTCAAAGACAGCTGAGTCAATGAGATGGTATGAAGAAGAGGGTGTTTATACATCCTTCAATTTACAATTATGTATTGGTTGAGTGATTCATCTTTTGATGTGTTTATTATCAACCAATGTAGCGTGCTAAGAAAGAGGACGGAAAGGAAGTTAGCCAGGCAGAGATGTTCATTGAGACTCGACAAATTCGAAAAGGAAAACAGCCGGATGAGGAAACTTCAAGTGTAATTGTAAGTTTTCTATTTGATTATGCCTTTAATCAACATTTGCCTTTAATCAACATTTGAAAGAAATTGAGAAACTAGGCTATTAGCAAATTATGTCTTTTTCTaatgtgaatattttttaattagtctaagcttcaagaatcagtTCAGAATTCAACTGAATCTGAGACATTTAGCTCCTTGTTTGGGAAAGAAAAATCTGGACGACTTCGTTGCTATGGAAGAACAATAACACCTACTATgcttaaaagaaaagaagaaattctGGTTATTAAAAAGCAGCATAATGATGAAGTGGCTGGCATGAAGAGGGAGATGGATGGTATGAAGGCCCTATTTAAGACAATGACAAAGCAACAAAACCCACATATGAGCGACGAGGAGATCTCTAATTTGATGGCAACTGCTATGGGTTGTCCCATTAGTTCTACTGCTGCTCCTGCTGATCCACATTCGTCTACATCAACTCATATTCCGCATTGCGAACAGGTATACTCTAAACTACAAAATTTAGTACCATGATAAATGTAGTATACCTCTAAGTTTCCTTATAATTATCAAGAATTAGAAACTGAAACTGAATTAGAAACTGAATTATCAAGAATTAGAAACTGTATAGGGCACTGTAGAATGTAGCTCAAGATCATATTGTGAACAAGTGTGTTATTCTGAAATTGTATGGTTGTCATGGATGAACAAGTGCAGGGCTACCATGATCTATTGTGAAATAATTATGAATTCATACTGTGCTTGAAATTCTGAATGTATATGCCTATTTCATTGTTTTCTGCTGGTTTTGTTGGTTTTGATGGCAAGTGTTTTCTGCTGGATTCAGACTGTGTTTTCTGCTTGAAATTCCAAATTACACCTAAAGTGTTTTCTGCTGGATTCAGACTGTGTTTTCTGAATCCTTGTTATGActgaattgttagaacaagatttgttcttatcaattatcttagttttgatgataacaataatatgaattttgcttaagataatatggtactctaatccaatgcaatttccctttcaggaaatatatataaagagtacgcataattcagcgctcagaagatgtgtctcaaatggttcagcatgcaacatcagaacatggtctggcaagacatcagaagatggtcgaagcagaatcagaacatgggtctatggaagcatcagaagaacatgagatcagaagcactgaagatcagaagatggtatcacgctcagaagcacttcaaggtcagaagatcagaagatgctgtgcaccaagctgtttgactctgatgatattcaaacgtcgtattcacaaacatcagatcagaaggaagtacacgtggcagactacgctgactgacaaaaggaacgttaaagctactaaaggctacgtcagtagacacagcgtgaacaaggctcgaggtagttgacaaaagcgtataacattaaatgcaaagctgtacggaacacgcaaagcattaaatgcattcaacggtcatcttctcaacgcctataaatatgaagttctgatgagaagcaaggttaacgattttcgcaccaatacaattcaaattcacttgctgaaactctgttcaaatcaaaactcagaatcttcatcttcatcaaagctcactacattgctgttgtaatatcttagtgagattaagcttaaattgtaagagaaatatcacagttgtgattatcgcttttaagaagcatttgtaaactcttgaatagattacattaagttgtaaggaactagagtgatcagttgatcagtatactctaggaagtcttagcagttagctgagcaggaagtcttggcagttggctgagcaggaagtcttggcagttggctgagcagaaagtcttaggagtgaactaagcctagagtgatcgtgttgatcagtagactctagaaaagtcttaggagtgaactaagcagttgttcctggagtgatcaggttgtgatcagaagactctggaagacttagttgcggctaagtggaaaaccattgtaatccgtgcgattagtggattaaatcctcagttgaggtaaatcatctctgcgggggtggactggagtagcttcgttaacagcgaaccaggataaaaataattgtgcattttatttttatcgctcaagattttaagtcacacttattcaatccccccccccctttctaagtgtttttctatccttcaattggtatcagagcgccggttctaaggtgcaagcacttaaccgtgtttagaaaagattcaggaagagaaaaacgcttcatttaaaagatggttgatgaaagtgaaaggactatacctacacctgcatctacatctggctctgctgagcaatacaacggtaacaatggttatactagaccgccagtatttgatggtgaaaactttgaatactggaaagataaactggagagttactttctgggtctagatggtgatctatgggatcttctgatggatggttacaaacatccagtaaatgccagaggcgtgaagctgtcaaggcaagaaatgaatgatgaccaaaagaagcttttcaggaatcatcataaatgtagaactgttttgctgaatgctatctctcatgctgagtatgagaagatatctaacagggaaacggcctatgacatatatgagtccttgaaaatgactcatgaaggaaatgctcaagtcaaggagacaaaagctcttgccttaatccagaagtatgaagccttcaagatggaggatgatgaagacattgaaaagatgttttcgagatttcaaactctgactgctggattgagagttcttgacaaaggatacaccaaggctgatcatgtaaagaagatcatcagaagcttacccagaagatggggtccgatggtgactgcattcaagattgcgaagaatctgaatgaagtttctctggaagagcttatcagtgccttgagaagccatgagattgagctggacgcaaatgagcctcaaaagaaaggtaagtctattgcattaaaatctaatatcaagaaatgcactaacgcttttcaggctagagaagaagatcctgaagaatcagaatctgaagaagaagatgaactgtccatgatttccagaaggctaaaccaaccctggaagaccaagcaaaggaagttcagaggcttcagaagttcaaggaaatttgaacgtggagaatcttctgatgaaagaagatttgacaagaagaaggtcatgtgctatgaatgcaatgagcctggacactacaagaatgaatgtccaaatcttcaaaaggaaagtcccaagaaaaagtttcataagaagaaaggtcttatggcaacctgggatgagtcagaagatgattcagaagatgagcaggccaactgtgcgctgatggcgacagaagatgacggatcagaatctacatcagaatcagattctgaagaggtattttctgaacttactagagatgagttagtttccggtctaactgaacttctggaactcaagtctcagatcagtctcaaatacaaaaagctgaaaaagcaatttgaatttgaaacaaagaagcttgagttggagaattctgaattaaaggaaaaacttttaaaattatccaataatgttggatctccttctgattcagaaaaatccactcctagtctgaaccatattctgaaagaatatgatttaagtttcagaaagttcttatctagaagtattggcagaagtcagctagcttctatgatatatgctgtgtctggaaacaaaagagttggcattggttatgagggtgaaaccccatacaaacttgaacctgttgatgaaatgaaaattacatacaagccattgtatgatcagttcaagtatggccactcacatgatattaggcacacctcacatgcacaaagttttcacactacacacactaagaagcatgtgacacaacctaggaaatatcatgaaactcacattaagatttatcatgctgttcctcctattgcttacaatgttaaacccaagttcaatcagaacttgagaaaatctaacaagaaaggacccaaaaagatgtgggtacctaaggataagattattcctattgcagatatccttggctgcaagaaggacaaagcacaacatgtcatggtacctggactctggatgctcgcgacacatgacaggaagaaggtctatgttccaagacctggtgcttaagtctggaggagaagtcaagttcggaggagatcagaagggcaagataattggctctggaactataaaatctggtaactctccttccatctctaatgtacttcttgtagaaggattaacacataaccttttatctatcagtcaattaagtgacaatggttatgatataatctttaatcaagagtcttgcaaggctgtaaatcagaaggatggctcaatcctatttacaggcaagaggaagagcaacatttataagacagatctgcaagatcttatgagtcagaaggtgacttgtcttatgtctgtttctgaagagcagtgggtctggcacaggagattaggtcatgctagtttgagaaagatctctcaaattaacaaactgaatcttgtcagaggactccctaatctgaaattccaatcagatgctctttgtgaagcatgtcagaagggcaagttctccaaacctgcattcaagtctaagaatgttgtttctacctcaaggccattagaactcttgcacattgatctgtttggaccagtcaaaacagcatctgtcagaggaaagaaatatggattagtcatcgtagatgattatagccgctggacatgggtaaaattcttaaaacacaaggatgagactcattcagtgttctttgatttctgcattcagattcaatctgaaaaagagtgtaaaatcataaaggtcagaagtgatcatggtggtgaatttgagaacaaatcctttgaagaattcttcaaagaaaatggtattgcccatgatttctcttgtcctagaactccacagcaaaatggggttgtagaacgaaagaataggactcttcaagaaatggccagaaccatgatcaatgaaaccaatatggctaagcatttctgggcagaagcaataaacactgcatgttatattcagaatagaatctctatcagacctattctaaacaagactccctatgaattgtggaagaatagaaagcccaacatttcatatttccatccttttggatgtgtatgctttattctgaacactaaagatcatcttggtaagtttgattccaaagctcaaaagtgtttccttcttggatattctgaacgctcaaaaggctacagggtatacaatactgaaacattggttgtagaagaatcaatcaatatcaggtttgatgataagcttggttctgaaaaaccaaagcaagttgataattttgcaggttgtgatattgacatatcagaagttgttgagccaagaagcaacgcatcagaagcagagctcctcagaagcaaagaatctgaagatcaagtaacagcttctctggaggatctaagtatttctgaagaaccatctgtcagaagatcatccagactcatctctggtcattcagaagatgtcattcttggaaagaaggatgatccaatcagaacaagagcattccttaggaacaatgcagactgtcaattaggtcttgtatctttgatcgagccaacttctgttgatcatgctctagaagatccagactggataattgctatgcaagaagaactaaatcagtttacaaggaatgatgtttgggatcttgtccctagaccagatggattcaacataattggtacaaaatgggtcttcagaaacaagcttagcgagaaaggtgaagtggtaaggaacaaagccagactggtggctcagggttatagtcagcaagaagggattgactacacagaaacctttgcaccagtggccaggttagagtctattcgtctattaatttcttttgccactcaacataacatcactctctatcagatggatgttaagagtgccttcttaaatggttatatagatgaagaagtttatgtccatcaacctcctggttttgaagactctatgtctcctaatcatgtttttaaacttaagaaatcattgtatggattgaaacaggctcccagagcttggtatgaacgcttaagttctttccttctagataatggtttcactagaggaaaagtggacactactctcttttgtaaaacctttgaaaaggatattttaatttgtcaaatatatgtagatgatattatttttggaacatctaatgctacacttggaaaggagtttgctaagtctatgcaggctgagtttgaaatgagcatgatgggagaactcaagtatttccttggaatacaaataaatcaaacatcagaaggaacgtatgttcaccaaaccaagtatgtgaaggaacttctgaagaagttcaatcttctagactgcaaagaagccaaaactcctatgcatccaacatgcatcctaggtaaggatgaggtaagtaagaaggtagatcagaagctatacagaggtatgattggatctcttctatatctgactgcttctagacctgacattctgttcagtgtttgtttgtgtgctagattccaatcggatcctagagaatctcatttaactgctgttaagaggattctaaggtatctgaaaggtactactaatgttggtttagtttacagaaaatctaaagaatacaacttagtaggattctgcgatgctgattatgctggagacagaattgaaagaaaaagtacttcaggaagttgccaatttcttggaagtcacttaatctcctggtacagcaagaagcaagcaaccattgctctatcaaccacagaagcagaatatgtcgcagctgctggttgtagtacacagatgctctggatgaaaagtcagttagaagattatcagatatttgagagtaacattcctatattctgtgataatacttctgctatatgtttatctaagaatcctattcttcattcaaaagctaaacatattgagataaaacatcatttcataagggactatgttcagaagggtgttatatctttaaactttgttgatacagaccatcaatgggctgatatctttacaaaacccctggctgaagataggtttaagttcattctgaagaacatcagtatggatttatgcccagaatgagaagatgagaatttctcatgtatgagtatcttctgaaatgaatgtggaacattttttttaatcagaagttccgattgaattcgtttagaaattatgattcggttattactaacgtttcattgtctaagttgattcagaacatctTGTACAGCAAAACAGCTGTTtcgctttatctcgggatggtaaacctgccgttactattcatggataagcgcgcgtgcagttgaagggacgccgaccataggtaactgtgccagtcacttcatttgtttttattatctctcctcacgtcacgtaacattaaatgcttttcatcattcgtttcattttattttcctttaaatactcttcaaaatggttttcggtttcctatctccTTGTTTCCTTCTTAAAGATTGTCTCTCCCTCTCTTccttatcaaaccctacctgttcattttttttttcttttctgcaAACTCATCATGAATTCTTCTTCAAAACCagcaaataatgagaatgatagaaacaacaaacgaaaagctgttgaaacttcaccttccaaacccaaaaagatcaaaatcacctatgatcctctcaaggtgaatcctttcgaagcaatgctgtctggaaattattctagacgtgtgtttcatcctcctggtgaaagccctccatcatctccatcttcttcctcatctctcgaccttcaagactcagcttcctctgatttttcctctcccttaatctcttctgaagacatctcttcatcttcacccgctgaggatgttgtctctggaaaaggtggtggaagatctgctgcaggaccaagtctccctgatccctcgcctgaaagccctaaaagcagtcaatgaggcgtttcactccttcatggcatgctggcacagacgtggtcttagctagggtcctaggatttggtctcagtagttttatttttctttgttgcacatcttttgtaatctttttttgatttatcaatgaaaaagtttccttgtgttttacattccagtaaatgttttcttttgtcgttttatacatctgaatctttttatatatactttttgatgttatgacaaaaagggggagaaagataaatgataaatgatttgattaaatctatcagttgctgggtaaaggctcccacacattcactaacatgaactgcaagttctatatggtttaagtgttttgcaggtacaaagaagtgaagtgaatcttcaaagcaaacactagaagcaaaaccattgaaactgaagcaagctgagtgctgtcaagcttcagagatcagaagcaagaaagaagaatgaatcagaagcactgataatagaatttgaacattcctgttctgacaaaattctatttgccctgatacacataatgttatggctttgatacattatttgctctgatacatgtttttagcctaaaatgctctgatacatttggctctgatacatatcatgtatttgaatatacactttatgttctaactcgttcatgctgacttttgtcgtttagtttttgttctgtaacatttcaggatgtagagatgctcaaatgatgctctggtacattcaacaatgttctgatacaaatctagcatgaagtgatgtcagtagacattcaaagttctgaagctatccgagggaagcagaaatcagaagatgtgaatgttctaaaagatccagaaattcaagttctgaagctgtcctgaatggaagcagaagtcagaagctgtgaatgttctgaagatcaaagaaattcaagttctgaagctgtcctgaatggaagcagaagtcagaagctgtgaatgttctgaagatcaaagaaattcaagttctgaagctgtccaatggaagcagaagtcagaagctatggattctctgaaggcagaagctcatatgatcgtctctaccgaaataatcagggaagtcttttattaaagttcttcgagtatttattttagggggagattatttatctcagggggagattgttaatctcaggagacatattcatatgcttatgctatagctgtgtaatttgtcttttgccgtctactctttctgatcgcaaattcatatcatttatatatgtttttgtcatcatcaaaaagggggagattgttagaacaagatttgttcttatcaattatcttagttttgatgataacaataatatgaattttgcttaagataatatggtactctaatccaatgcaatttccctttcaggaaatatatataaagagtacgcataattcagcgctcagaagatgtgtctcaaatggttcagcatgcaacatcagaacatggtctggcaagacatcagaagatggtcgaagcagaatcagaacatgggtctatggaagcatcagaagaacatgagatcagaagcactgaagatcagaagatggtatcacgctcagaagcacttcaaggtcagaagatcagaagatgctgtgcaccaagctgtttgactctgatgatattcaaacgtcgtattcacaaacatcagatcagaaggaagtacacgtggcagactacgctgactgacaaaagga
Protein-coding regions in this window:
- the LOC131639515 gene encoding uncharacterized protein LOC131639515, giving the protein MFIETRQIRKGKQPDEETSSVISKLQESVQNSTESETFSSLFGKEKSGRLRCYGRTITPTMLKRKEEILVIKKQHNDEVAGMKREMDGMKALFKTMTKQQNPHMSDEEISNLMATAMGCPISSTAAPADPHSSTSTHIPHCEQGGDEQDCDEDMEEACDDHEDVEEGCAEDVEEGCAKDGGEDLEE